One window of Felis catus isolate Fca126 chromosome D4, F.catus_Fca126_mat1.0, whole genome shotgun sequence genomic DNA carries:
- the SH3GLB2 gene encoding endophilin-B2 isoform X4, which translates to MDFNMKKLASDAGIFFTRAVQFTEEKFGQAEKTELDAHFENLLARADSTKNWTEKILRQTEVLLQPNPSARVEEFLYEKLDRKVPSRVTNGELLAQYMAEAASELGPTTPYGKTLIKVAEAEKRLGAAERDFIHTASINFLTPLRNFLEGDWKTISKERRLLQNRRLDLDACKARLKKAKAAEAKATCEGDTVPDFQETRPRNYILSASASALWNDEVDKAEQELRVAQTEFDRQAEVTRLLLEGISSTHVNHLRCLHEFVESQTTYYAQCYRHMLDLQKQLGSSQGAIFPGTFVGTTEPASPPLSSSSPTTAAATMPVGPSVAGLAPPGEAALRLEEVSPPASGTRKARVLYDYEAADSSELALLADELITVYSLPGMDPDWLIGERGNKKGKVPVTYLELLS; encoded by the exons ATGGACTTCAACATGAAGAAGCTGGCATCGGACGCGGGCATCTTCTTCACCCGGGCGGTGCAG TTCACAGAAGAGAAATTCGGCCAGGCAGAGAAGACTGAGCTGGATGCCCACTTTGAAAACCTTCTGGCCCGGGCAGACAGCACCAAGAACTGGACCGAGAAAATCCTGCGGCAGACAGAGGTGCTGCTGCAGCCGAACCCCA GTGCCCGAGTGGAGGAGTTCCTGTATGAGAAGCTGGACAGGAAGGTGCCCTCGCGGGTCACCAATGGGGAGCTGCTGGCACAGTACATGGCAGAGGCGGCTAGTGAGCTGGGGCCCACCACGCCCTATG GGAAGACGCTGATCAAGGTGGCAGAAGCTGAAAAGCGCCTGGGAGCCGCGGAGAGGGATTTCATCCACACAGCCTCCATCAACTTCCTCACGCCTCTGCGCAACTTCCTGGAAGGGGACTGGAAGACTATTTCG AAGGAGAGACGTCTTCTCCAAAACCGCCGTCTGGACTTGGATGCCTGCAAAGCGCGGCTGAAGAAGGCCAAGGCTGCAGAAGCCAAAGCCACG TGTGAGGGAGAT ACGGTGCCTGACTTTCAGGAGACTAGACCTCGTAATTACATTCTCTCGGCCAGCGCCTCCGCG CTCTGGAATGATGAGGTGGACAAG GCCGAGCAGGAGCTCCGAGTGGCCCAGACCGAGTTTGACCGGCAGGCAGAAGTGACCCGGCTCCTGCTGGAGGGAATCAGCAGCACTCAC GTGAACCACCTTCGCTGCCTCCATGAGTTCGTGGAGTCCCAGACGACTTACTACGCGCAGTGCTACCGCCACATGCTGGACTTACAGAAACAGCTGGGCAG CTCCCAGGGAGCCAT ATTCCCAGGCACCTTCGTGGGCACCACGGAgcccgcctccccgcccctcaGCAGCAGCTCACCTACCACCGCCGCGGCCACGATGCCCGTGGGGCCCTCTGTGGCTGGCCTGGCCCCTCCAGGGGAGGCTGCTCTCCgcctggaggaggtgagcccACCTGCCAGCGGGACCCGGAAGGCCCGGGTGCTCTACGACTACGAGGCAGCTGACAGCAGCGAGTTGGCCCTGCTGGCTGATGAG CTCATCACCGTCTACAGCCTGCCCGGCATGGACCCTGACTGGCTCATTGGCGAGAGAGGCAACAAGAAGGGCAAGGTCCCGGTCACCTACTTGGAACTGCTCAGCTAA
- the SH3GLB2 gene encoding endophilin-B2 isoform X3, whose amino-acid sequence MDFNMKKLASDAGIFFTRAVQFTEEKFGQAEKTELDAHFENLLARADSTKNWTEKILRQTEVLLQPNPSARVEEFLYEKLDRKVPSRVTNGELLAQYMAEAASELGPTTPYGKTLIKVAEAEKRLGAAERDFIHTASINFLTPLRNFLEGDWKTISKERRLLQNRRLDLDACKARLKKAKAAEAKATCEGDTVPDFQETRPRNYILSASASATLDDTSCPLSWAEWKEEYPGGWRPPCFFLLPLNPSVTRARGCLSLQKDRKLWNDEVDKAEQELRVAQTEFDRQAEVTRLLLEGISSTHVNHLRCLHEFVESQTTYYAQCYRHMLDLQKQLGRFPGTFVGTTEPASPPLSSSSPTTAAATMPVGPSVAGLAPPGEAALRLEEVSPPASGTRKARVLYDYEAADSSELALLADELITVYSLPGMDPDWLIGERGNKKGKVPVTYLELLS is encoded by the exons ATGGACTTCAACATGAAGAAGCTGGCATCGGACGCGGGCATCTTCTTCACCCGGGCGGTGCAG TTCACAGAAGAGAAATTCGGCCAGGCAGAGAAGACTGAGCTGGATGCCCACTTTGAAAACCTTCTGGCCCGGGCAGACAGCACCAAGAACTGGACCGAGAAAATCCTGCGGCAGACAGAGGTGCTGCTGCAGCCGAACCCCA GTGCCCGAGTGGAGGAGTTCCTGTATGAGAAGCTGGACAGGAAGGTGCCCTCGCGGGTCACCAATGGGGAGCTGCTGGCACAGTACATGGCAGAGGCGGCTAGTGAGCTGGGGCCCACCACGCCCTATG GGAAGACGCTGATCAAGGTGGCAGAAGCTGAAAAGCGCCTGGGAGCCGCGGAGAGGGATTTCATCCACACAGCCTCCATCAACTTCCTCACGCCTCTGCGCAACTTCCTGGAAGGGGACTGGAAGACTATTTCG AAGGAGAGACGTCTTCTCCAAAACCGCCGTCTGGACTTGGATGCCTGCAAAGCGCGGCTGAAGAAGGCCAAGGCTGCAGAAGCCAAAGCCACG TGTGAGGGAGAT ACGGTGCCTGACTTTCAGGAGACTAGACCTCGTAATTACATTCTCTCGGCCAGCGCCTCCGCG ACTCTGGATGACACTTCCTGCCCCCTTTCCTGGGCCGAGTGGAAGGAGGAATATCCCGGAGGGTGGAGACcgccctgtttttttcttttgccattgaACCCCAGTGTGACTCGGGCACGAGGCTGCCTTTCTCTGCAGAAGGACAGAAAG CTCTGGAATGATGAGGTGGACAAG GCCGAGCAGGAGCTCCGAGTGGCCCAGACCGAGTTTGACCGGCAGGCAGAAGTGACCCGGCTCCTGCTGGAGGGAATCAGCAGCACTCAC GTGAACCACCTTCGCTGCCTCCATGAGTTCGTGGAGTCCCAGACGACTTACTACGCGCAGTGCTACCGCCACATGCTGGACTTACAGAAACAGCTGGGCAG ATTCCCAGGCACCTTCGTGGGCACCACGGAgcccgcctccccgcccctcaGCAGCAGCTCACCTACCACCGCCGCGGCCACGATGCCCGTGGGGCCCTCTGTGGCTGGCCTGGCCCCTCCAGGGGAGGCTGCTCTCCgcctggaggaggtgagcccACCTGCCAGCGGGACCCGGAAGGCCCGGGTGCTCTACGACTACGAGGCAGCTGACAGCAGCGAGTTGGCCCTGCTGGCTGATGAG CTCATCACCGTCTACAGCCTGCCCGGCATGGACCCTGACTGGCTCATTGGCGAGAGAGGCAACAAGAAGGGCAAGGTCCCGGTCACCTACTTGGAACTGCTCAGCTAA
- the SH3GLB2 gene encoding endophilin-B2 isoform X5, translated as MDFNMKKLASDAGIFFTRAVQFTEEKFGQAEKTELDAHFENLLARADSTKNWTEKILRQTEVLLQPNPSARVEEFLYEKLDRKVPSRVTNGELLAQYMAEAASELGPTTPYGKTLIKVAEAEKRLGAAERDFIHTASINFLTPLRNFLEGDWKTISKERRLLQNRRLDLDACKARLKKAKAAEAKATTVPDFQETRPRNYILSASASALWNDEVDKAEQELRVAQTEFDRQAEVTRLLLEGISSTHVNHLRCLHEFVESQTTYYAQCYRHMLDLQKQLGSSQGAIFPGTFVGTTEPASPPLSSSSPTTAAATMPVGPSVAGLAPPGEAALRLEEVSPPASGTRKARVLYDYEAADSSELALLADELITVYSLPGMDPDWLIGERGNKKGKVPVTYLELLS; from the exons ATGGACTTCAACATGAAGAAGCTGGCATCGGACGCGGGCATCTTCTTCACCCGGGCGGTGCAG TTCACAGAAGAGAAATTCGGCCAGGCAGAGAAGACTGAGCTGGATGCCCACTTTGAAAACCTTCTGGCCCGGGCAGACAGCACCAAGAACTGGACCGAGAAAATCCTGCGGCAGACAGAGGTGCTGCTGCAGCCGAACCCCA GTGCCCGAGTGGAGGAGTTCCTGTATGAGAAGCTGGACAGGAAGGTGCCCTCGCGGGTCACCAATGGGGAGCTGCTGGCACAGTACATGGCAGAGGCGGCTAGTGAGCTGGGGCCCACCACGCCCTATG GGAAGACGCTGATCAAGGTGGCAGAAGCTGAAAAGCGCCTGGGAGCCGCGGAGAGGGATTTCATCCACACAGCCTCCATCAACTTCCTCACGCCTCTGCGCAACTTCCTGGAAGGGGACTGGAAGACTATTTCG AAGGAGAGACGTCTTCTCCAAAACCGCCGTCTGGACTTGGATGCCTGCAAAGCGCGGCTGAAGAAGGCCAAGGCTGCAGAAGCCAAAGCCACG ACGGTGCCTGACTTTCAGGAGACTAGACCTCGTAATTACATTCTCTCGGCCAGCGCCTCCGCG CTCTGGAATGATGAGGTGGACAAG GCCGAGCAGGAGCTCCGAGTGGCCCAGACCGAGTTTGACCGGCAGGCAGAAGTGACCCGGCTCCTGCTGGAGGGAATCAGCAGCACTCAC GTGAACCACCTTCGCTGCCTCCATGAGTTCGTGGAGTCCCAGACGACTTACTACGCGCAGTGCTACCGCCACATGCTGGACTTACAGAAACAGCTGGGCAG CTCCCAGGGAGCCAT ATTCCCAGGCACCTTCGTGGGCACCACGGAgcccgcctccccgcccctcaGCAGCAGCTCACCTACCACCGCCGCGGCCACGATGCCCGTGGGGCCCTCTGTGGCTGGCCTGGCCCCTCCAGGGGAGGCTGCTCTCCgcctggaggaggtgagcccACCTGCCAGCGGGACCCGGAAGGCCCGGGTGCTCTACGACTACGAGGCAGCTGACAGCAGCGAGTTGGCCCTGCTGGCTGATGAG CTCATCACCGTCTACAGCCTGCCCGGCATGGACCCTGACTGGCTCATTGGCGAGAGAGGCAACAAGAAGGGCAAGGTCCCGGTCACCTACTTGGAACTGCTCAGCTAA
- the SH3GLB2 gene encoding endophilin-B2 isoform X1 produces the protein MDFNMKKLASDAGIFFTRAVQFTEEKFGQAEKTELDAHFENLLARADSTKNWTEKILRQTEVLLQPNPSARVEEFLYEKLDRKVPSRVTNGELLAQYMAEAASELGPTTPYGKTLIKVAEAEKRLGAAERDFIHTASINFLTPLRNFLEGDWKTISKERRLLQNRRLDLDACKARLKKAKAAEAKATCEGDTVPDFQETRPRNYILSASASATLDDTSCPLSWAEWKEEYPGGWRPPCFFLLPLNPSVTRARGCLSLQKDRKLWNDEVDKAEQELRVAQTEFDRQAEVTRLLLEGISSTHVNHLRCLHEFVESQTTYYAQCYRHMLDLQKQLGSSQGAIFPGTFVGTTEPASPPLSSSSPTTAAATMPVGPSVAGLAPPGEAALRLEEVSPPASGTRKARVLYDYEAADSSELALLADELITVYSLPGMDPDWLIGERGNKKGKVPVTYLELLS, from the exons ATGGACTTCAACATGAAGAAGCTGGCATCGGACGCGGGCATCTTCTTCACCCGGGCGGTGCAG TTCACAGAAGAGAAATTCGGCCAGGCAGAGAAGACTGAGCTGGATGCCCACTTTGAAAACCTTCTGGCCCGGGCAGACAGCACCAAGAACTGGACCGAGAAAATCCTGCGGCAGACAGAGGTGCTGCTGCAGCCGAACCCCA GTGCCCGAGTGGAGGAGTTCCTGTATGAGAAGCTGGACAGGAAGGTGCCCTCGCGGGTCACCAATGGGGAGCTGCTGGCACAGTACATGGCAGAGGCGGCTAGTGAGCTGGGGCCCACCACGCCCTATG GGAAGACGCTGATCAAGGTGGCAGAAGCTGAAAAGCGCCTGGGAGCCGCGGAGAGGGATTTCATCCACACAGCCTCCATCAACTTCCTCACGCCTCTGCGCAACTTCCTGGAAGGGGACTGGAAGACTATTTCG AAGGAGAGACGTCTTCTCCAAAACCGCCGTCTGGACTTGGATGCCTGCAAAGCGCGGCTGAAGAAGGCCAAGGCTGCAGAAGCCAAAGCCACG TGTGAGGGAGAT ACGGTGCCTGACTTTCAGGAGACTAGACCTCGTAATTACATTCTCTCGGCCAGCGCCTCCGCG ACTCTGGATGACACTTCCTGCCCCCTTTCCTGGGCCGAGTGGAAGGAGGAATATCCCGGAGGGTGGAGACcgccctgtttttttcttttgccattgaACCCCAGTGTGACTCGGGCACGAGGCTGCCTTTCTCTGCAGAAGGACAGAAAG CTCTGGAATGATGAGGTGGACAAG GCCGAGCAGGAGCTCCGAGTGGCCCAGACCGAGTTTGACCGGCAGGCAGAAGTGACCCGGCTCCTGCTGGAGGGAATCAGCAGCACTCAC GTGAACCACCTTCGCTGCCTCCATGAGTTCGTGGAGTCCCAGACGACTTACTACGCGCAGTGCTACCGCCACATGCTGGACTTACAGAAACAGCTGGGCAG CTCCCAGGGAGCCAT ATTCCCAGGCACCTTCGTGGGCACCACGGAgcccgcctccccgcccctcaGCAGCAGCTCACCTACCACCGCCGCGGCCACGATGCCCGTGGGGCCCTCTGTGGCTGGCCTGGCCCCTCCAGGGGAGGCTGCTCTCCgcctggaggaggtgagcccACCTGCCAGCGGGACCCGGAAGGCCCGGGTGCTCTACGACTACGAGGCAGCTGACAGCAGCGAGTTGGCCCTGCTGGCTGATGAG CTCATCACCGTCTACAGCCTGCCCGGCATGGACCCTGACTGGCTCATTGGCGAGAGAGGCAACAAGAAGGGCAAGGTCCCGGTCACCTACTTGGAACTGCTCAGCTAA
- the SH3GLB2 gene encoding endophilin-B2 isoform X2 → MDFNMKKLASDAGIFFTRAVQFTEEKFGQAEKTELDAHFENLLARADSTKNWTEKILRQTEVLLQPNPSARVEEFLYEKLDRKVPSRVTNGELLAQYMAEAASELGPTTPYGKTLIKVAEAEKRLGAAERDFIHTASINFLTPLRNFLEGDWKTISKERRLLQNRRLDLDACKARLKKAKAAEAKATTVPDFQETRPRNYILSASASATLDDTSCPLSWAEWKEEYPGGWRPPCFFLLPLNPSVTRARGCLSLQKDRKLWNDEVDKAEQELRVAQTEFDRQAEVTRLLLEGISSTHVNHLRCLHEFVESQTTYYAQCYRHMLDLQKQLGSSQGAIFPGTFVGTTEPASPPLSSSSPTTAAATMPVGPSVAGLAPPGEAALRLEEVSPPASGTRKARVLYDYEAADSSELALLADELITVYSLPGMDPDWLIGERGNKKGKVPVTYLELLS, encoded by the exons ATGGACTTCAACATGAAGAAGCTGGCATCGGACGCGGGCATCTTCTTCACCCGGGCGGTGCAG TTCACAGAAGAGAAATTCGGCCAGGCAGAGAAGACTGAGCTGGATGCCCACTTTGAAAACCTTCTGGCCCGGGCAGACAGCACCAAGAACTGGACCGAGAAAATCCTGCGGCAGACAGAGGTGCTGCTGCAGCCGAACCCCA GTGCCCGAGTGGAGGAGTTCCTGTATGAGAAGCTGGACAGGAAGGTGCCCTCGCGGGTCACCAATGGGGAGCTGCTGGCACAGTACATGGCAGAGGCGGCTAGTGAGCTGGGGCCCACCACGCCCTATG GGAAGACGCTGATCAAGGTGGCAGAAGCTGAAAAGCGCCTGGGAGCCGCGGAGAGGGATTTCATCCACACAGCCTCCATCAACTTCCTCACGCCTCTGCGCAACTTCCTGGAAGGGGACTGGAAGACTATTTCG AAGGAGAGACGTCTTCTCCAAAACCGCCGTCTGGACTTGGATGCCTGCAAAGCGCGGCTGAAGAAGGCCAAGGCTGCAGAAGCCAAAGCCACG ACGGTGCCTGACTTTCAGGAGACTAGACCTCGTAATTACATTCTCTCGGCCAGCGCCTCCGCG ACTCTGGATGACACTTCCTGCCCCCTTTCCTGGGCCGAGTGGAAGGAGGAATATCCCGGAGGGTGGAGACcgccctgtttttttcttttgccattgaACCCCAGTGTGACTCGGGCACGAGGCTGCCTTTCTCTGCAGAAGGACAGAAAG CTCTGGAATGATGAGGTGGACAAG GCCGAGCAGGAGCTCCGAGTGGCCCAGACCGAGTTTGACCGGCAGGCAGAAGTGACCCGGCTCCTGCTGGAGGGAATCAGCAGCACTCAC GTGAACCACCTTCGCTGCCTCCATGAGTTCGTGGAGTCCCAGACGACTTACTACGCGCAGTGCTACCGCCACATGCTGGACTTACAGAAACAGCTGGGCAG CTCCCAGGGAGCCAT ATTCCCAGGCACCTTCGTGGGCACCACGGAgcccgcctccccgcccctcaGCAGCAGCTCACCTACCACCGCCGCGGCCACGATGCCCGTGGGGCCCTCTGTGGCTGGCCTGGCCCCTCCAGGGGAGGCTGCTCTCCgcctggaggaggtgagcccACCTGCCAGCGGGACCCGGAAGGCCCGGGTGCTCTACGACTACGAGGCAGCTGACAGCAGCGAGTTGGCCCTGCTGGCTGATGAG CTCATCACCGTCTACAGCCTGCCCGGCATGGACCCTGACTGGCTCATTGGCGAGAGAGGCAACAAGAAGGGCAAGGTCCCGGTCACCTACTTGGAACTGCTCAGCTAA
- the SH3GLB2 gene encoding endophilin-B2 isoform X7, translated as MDFNMKKLASDAGIFFTRAVQFTEEKFGQAEKTELDAHFENLLARADSTKNWTEKILRQTEVLLQPNPSARVEEFLYEKLDRKVPSRVTNGELLAQYMAEAASELGPTTPYGKTLIKVAEAEKRLGAAERDFIHTASINFLTPLRNFLEGDWKTISKERRLLQNRRLDLDACKARLKKAKAAEAKATLWNDEVDKAEQELRVAQTEFDRQAEVTRLLLEGISSTHVNHLRCLHEFVESQTTYYAQCYRHMLDLQKQLGSSQGAIFPGTFVGTTEPASPPLSSSSPTTAAATMPVGPSVAGLAPPGEAALRLEEVSPPASGTRKARVLYDYEAADSSELALLADELITVYSLPGMDPDWLIGERGNKKGKVPVTYLELLS; from the exons ATGGACTTCAACATGAAGAAGCTGGCATCGGACGCGGGCATCTTCTTCACCCGGGCGGTGCAG TTCACAGAAGAGAAATTCGGCCAGGCAGAGAAGACTGAGCTGGATGCCCACTTTGAAAACCTTCTGGCCCGGGCAGACAGCACCAAGAACTGGACCGAGAAAATCCTGCGGCAGACAGAGGTGCTGCTGCAGCCGAACCCCA GTGCCCGAGTGGAGGAGTTCCTGTATGAGAAGCTGGACAGGAAGGTGCCCTCGCGGGTCACCAATGGGGAGCTGCTGGCACAGTACATGGCAGAGGCGGCTAGTGAGCTGGGGCCCACCACGCCCTATG GGAAGACGCTGATCAAGGTGGCAGAAGCTGAAAAGCGCCTGGGAGCCGCGGAGAGGGATTTCATCCACACAGCCTCCATCAACTTCCTCACGCCTCTGCGCAACTTCCTGGAAGGGGACTGGAAGACTATTTCG AAGGAGAGACGTCTTCTCCAAAACCGCCGTCTGGACTTGGATGCCTGCAAAGCGCGGCTGAAGAAGGCCAAGGCTGCAGAAGCCAAAGCCACG CTCTGGAATGATGAGGTGGACAAG GCCGAGCAGGAGCTCCGAGTGGCCCAGACCGAGTTTGACCGGCAGGCAGAAGTGACCCGGCTCCTGCTGGAGGGAATCAGCAGCACTCAC GTGAACCACCTTCGCTGCCTCCATGAGTTCGTGGAGTCCCAGACGACTTACTACGCGCAGTGCTACCGCCACATGCTGGACTTACAGAAACAGCTGGGCAG CTCCCAGGGAGCCAT ATTCCCAGGCACCTTCGTGGGCACCACGGAgcccgcctccccgcccctcaGCAGCAGCTCACCTACCACCGCCGCGGCCACGATGCCCGTGGGGCCCTCTGTGGCTGGCCTGGCCCCTCCAGGGGAGGCTGCTCTCCgcctggaggaggtgagcccACCTGCCAGCGGGACCCGGAAGGCCCGGGTGCTCTACGACTACGAGGCAGCTGACAGCAGCGAGTTGGCCCTGCTGGCTGATGAG CTCATCACCGTCTACAGCCTGCCCGGCATGGACCCTGACTGGCTCATTGGCGAGAGAGGCAACAAGAAGGGCAAGGTCCCGGTCACCTACTTGGAACTGCTCAGCTAA
- the SH3GLB2 gene encoding endophilin-B2 isoform X6: protein MDFNMKKLASDAGIFFTRAVQFTEEKFGQAEKTELDAHFENLLARADSTKNWTEKILRQTEVLLQPNPSARVEEFLYEKLDRKVPSRVTNGELLAQYMAEAASELGPTTPYGKTLIKVAEAEKRLGAAERDFIHTASINFLTPLRNFLEGDWKTISKERRLLQNRRLDLDACKARLKKAKAAEAKATTVPDFQETRPRNYILSASASALWNDEVDKAEQELRVAQTEFDRQAEVTRLLLEGISSTHVNHLRCLHEFVESQTTYYAQCYRHMLDLQKQLGRFPGTFVGTTEPASPPLSSSSPTTAAATMPVGPSVAGLAPPGEAALRLEEVSPPASGTRKARVLYDYEAADSSELALLADELITVYSLPGMDPDWLIGERGNKKGKVPVTYLELLS from the exons ATGGACTTCAACATGAAGAAGCTGGCATCGGACGCGGGCATCTTCTTCACCCGGGCGGTGCAG TTCACAGAAGAGAAATTCGGCCAGGCAGAGAAGACTGAGCTGGATGCCCACTTTGAAAACCTTCTGGCCCGGGCAGACAGCACCAAGAACTGGACCGAGAAAATCCTGCGGCAGACAGAGGTGCTGCTGCAGCCGAACCCCA GTGCCCGAGTGGAGGAGTTCCTGTATGAGAAGCTGGACAGGAAGGTGCCCTCGCGGGTCACCAATGGGGAGCTGCTGGCACAGTACATGGCAGAGGCGGCTAGTGAGCTGGGGCCCACCACGCCCTATG GGAAGACGCTGATCAAGGTGGCAGAAGCTGAAAAGCGCCTGGGAGCCGCGGAGAGGGATTTCATCCACACAGCCTCCATCAACTTCCTCACGCCTCTGCGCAACTTCCTGGAAGGGGACTGGAAGACTATTTCG AAGGAGAGACGTCTTCTCCAAAACCGCCGTCTGGACTTGGATGCCTGCAAAGCGCGGCTGAAGAAGGCCAAGGCTGCAGAAGCCAAAGCCACG ACGGTGCCTGACTTTCAGGAGACTAGACCTCGTAATTACATTCTCTCGGCCAGCGCCTCCGCG CTCTGGAATGATGAGGTGGACAAG GCCGAGCAGGAGCTCCGAGTGGCCCAGACCGAGTTTGACCGGCAGGCAGAAGTGACCCGGCTCCTGCTGGAGGGAATCAGCAGCACTCAC GTGAACCACCTTCGCTGCCTCCATGAGTTCGTGGAGTCCCAGACGACTTACTACGCGCAGTGCTACCGCCACATGCTGGACTTACAGAAACAGCTGGGCAG ATTCCCAGGCACCTTCGTGGGCACCACGGAgcccgcctccccgcccctcaGCAGCAGCTCACCTACCACCGCCGCGGCCACGATGCCCGTGGGGCCCTCTGTGGCTGGCCTGGCCCCTCCAGGGGAGGCTGCTCTCCgcctggaggaggtgagcccACCTGCCAGCGGGACCCGGAAGGCCCGGGTGCTCTACGACTACGAGGCAGCTGACAGCAGCGAGTTGGCCCTGCTGGCTGATGAG CTCATCACCGTCTACAGCCTGCCCGGCATGGACCCTGACTGGCTCATTGGCGAGAGAGGCAACAAGAAGGGCAAGGTCCCGGTCACCTACTTGGAACTGCTCAGCTAA